A genomic window from Gemmatimonadota bacterium includes:
- the dxs gene encoding 1-deoxy-D-xylulose-5-phosphate synthase, translating into MSLLDRVASPADVKQLSREELHQLVKDVRDRHIDVVSRLGGHFAASLGVAELTVALHHVFEPPRDQIVWDTGHQAYIHKILTGRNEQLPTIRQKDGLAPFCRRDESEYDAFGAGHAATSISAAWGMAVARDVLGEQLESIAIIGDGAMTCGLAYEALNNAGHSGRDFIVILNDNDMSIAPNVGAMNKYLTSMITNPVYNRVKDEVRDLIHKAPTSLADVVRATVGKFEESVKHFFVPGMIFEELGFRYIGPVDGHDLDALVETLARVKELKGPILVHVLTQKGRGYALAEENPFKWHGASPFDKITGQGLKRSGGLPRYQTVFGRGLVEIGRTHPHVVAVTAAMPDGTSTDQFAEAFPDRFFDVGIAEGHAVTFAAGMATRGVKPVVAIYSTFLQRAYDNIVHDVALQDLPVVFCMDRAGIAGEDGPTHHGCFDIGYMLTVPGMTVTAPMDGAEMLALLRLGVEHDGPFSIRWPRDAVPEEVPPLAEIPPIGYGRWEVVREGRDVAILAVGTMVRVADEAARQLLAQGIHATVVNCRFLKPFDEEVLERVVRTCPLVLTVEEGTVVNGFGALMARTLAERQPGVRIATMGLPDRFIMHGGRGALLSEVGLDVDGIQERVRALVAEAGSRSRETA; encoded by the coding sequence GTGTCCCTTCTCGATCGGGTCGCATCTCCCGCCGACGTCAAGCAGCTCTCCCGCGAGGAGCTCCACCAGCTGGTCAAGGACGTCCGGGACCGGCACATCGACGTGGTCTCCCGGCTGGGGGGCCATTTCGCGGCCAGCCTGGGGGTGGCGGAGCTGACCGTGGCCCTGCATCACGTGTTCGAACCGCCGCGCGACCAGATCGTGTGGGACACGGGGCACCAGGCCTACATCCACAAGATCCTGACCGGCCGGAACGAACAGCTCCCCACCATCCGCCAGAAGGACGGGTTGGCCCCCTTCTGCCGCCGGGACGAATCCGAGTACGACGCCTTCGGCGCCGGCCATGCGGCCACGTCCATCTCGGCGGCCTGGGGTATGGCCGTGGCCCGCGACGTCCTGGGGGAGCAGCTGGAGTCGATCGCCATCATCGGCGACGGCGCCATGACCTGTGGTCTGGCCTACGAGGCGCTCAACAACGCCGGCCACAGCGGGCGCGACTTCATCGTCATCCTCAACGACAACGACATGTCCATCGCGCCCAACGTGGGCGCCATGAACAAGTACCTCACCTCGATGATCACCAACCCGGTCTACAACCGGGTCAAGGACGAGGTGCGCGATCTGATCCACAAGGCGCCCACCAGCCTCGCGGACGTGGTGCGCGCCACCGTGGGCAAGTTCGAGGAGAGCGTCAAGCACTTCTTCGTGCCGGGCATGATCTTCGAGGAGCTGGGCTTCCGCTACATCGGCCCGGTGGACGGCCACGACCTGGACGCGCTCGTCGAGACGCTGGCGCGGGTCAAGGAGCTGAAGGGCCCCATCCTCGTGCACGTGCTCACGCAGAAGGGACGGGGCTACGCGCTGGCGGAGGAGAACCCGTTCAAGTGGCACGGCGCCTCGCCCTTCGACAAGATCACGGGGCAGGGCCTCAAGCGCAGCGGAGGTCTGCCGCGCTACCAGACGGTGTTCGGGAGGGGCCTGGTCGAGATCGGGCGGACCCACCCGCACGTGGTGGCCGTCACCGCCGCCATGCCGGATGGAACCAGCACGGATCAGTTCGCCGAGGCATTCCCCGACCGCTTCTTCGACGTGGGGATCGCGGAGGGGCATGCCGTGACCTTCGCGGCCGGCATGGCCACGCGCGGCGTCAAGCCGGTGGTGGCCATCTACAGCACGTTCCTCCAGCGTGCATACGACAACATCGTCCACGATGTCGCGCTGCAGGACCTGCCCGTGGTCTTCTGCATGGACCGCGCGGGCATCGCGGGCGAGGACGGCCCCACCCATCACGGCTGCTTCGACATCGGGTACATGCTGACCGTGCCCGGCATGACCGTCACGGCGCCGATGGACGGCGCCGAGATGCTGGCGCTGCTGCGTCTGGGCGTCGAGCACGACGGACCGTTCTCCATCCGCTGGCCGCGGGACGCGGTCCCGGAGGAGGTGCCGCCGCTCGCCGAGATCCCGCCGATCGGATACGGCCGCTGGGAGGTGGTGCGGGAGGGTCGGGACGTGGCCATCCTGGCGGTCGGTACCATGGTGCGCGTCGCAGACGAGGCCGCACGCCAGCTGCTCGCGCAGGGCATCCATGCCACCGTCGTCAACTGCCGCTTCCTGAAGCCGTTCGACGAAGAGGTCCTGGAGCGTGTGGTCCGGACGTGTCCGCTGGTCCTGACCGTCGAAGAAGGCACGGTGGTCAACGGCTTCGGCGCGCTGATGGCGCGTACGCTGGCCGAGCGTCAGCCTGGCGTGCGCATCGCCACCATGGGGCTTCCCGACCGCTTCATCATGCACGGCGGCCGTGGCGCGCTGCTCTCCGAGGTCGGTCTGGACGTGGACGGCATCCAGGAGCGGGTGCGGGCGCTGGTGGCCGAAGCCGGGAGCCGGTCGCGAGAGACCGCGTGA
- a CDS encoding polyprenyl synthetase family protein has protein sequence MKAAAFELPSYLEAGGARVEAALARALEAAAPDLGRLAPAVHDGVLSGGKRIRPILVAAAWEAVQGDPARAPDAVYDLGAALEMIHAYSLMHDDLPCMDDAPLRRGRPTPHMVHGVEAATRAGLLLIPLAARQAWTAARALGLAEREAGAVVACLCRAAGGTGMVAGQVLDLEAEGRHLDEEALTHLHGRKTGALLAASLELGARAAGADPARREALIAYGTAIGLAFQIADDILDRTQSAAALGKEPSDADLDKSTFVALLGLDGARARGAEVVDAARAGLREAGIHSAALDGLAVYILGRER, from the coding sequence GTGAAGGCCGCCGCGTTCGAGCTGCCGTCGTACCTGGAGGCCGGCGGCGCCCGGGTGGAGGCGGCGCTCGCCCGGGCGCTGGAGGCCGCGGCCCCCGACCTGGGCCGGCTGGCCCCGGCGGTGCACGACGGCGTCCTCTCCGGCGGCAAGCGCATCCGGCCCATCCTGGTGGCTGCGGCCTGGGAGGCCGTGCAGGGCGATCCGGCGCGGGCGCCCGACGCGGTGTACGATCTCGGCGCGGCGCTCGAGATGATCCACGCGTATTCGCTCATGCACGACGATCTGCCGTGCATGGACGACGCGCCGCTGCGGCGCGGGCGTCCCACCCCCCACATGGTGCACGGGGTGGAGGCGGCCACCCGGGCCGGGCTGCTCCTGATCCCGCTCGCGGCGCGGCAGGCCTGGACCGCCGCGCGGGCGCTGGGGCTGGCGGAGCGGGAGGCTGGCGCGGTGGTGGCCTGCCTCTGCCGGGCGGCGGGCGGCACCGGGATGGTGGCGGGGCAGGTCCTGGACCTCGAGGCCGAAGGGCGCCACCTGGACGAGGAGGCCCTGACGCACCTGCACGGCCGCAAGACGGGCGCGCTGCTGGCGGCCTCGCTGGAGCTGGGCGCGCGCGCCGCCGGGGCCGATCCCGCCCGGCGTGAGGCGCTGATCGCCTACGGCACCGCCATCGGGCTGGCCTTCCAGATCGCCGACGATATCCTGGATCGGACGCAATCGGCCGCCGCGCTCGGCAAGGAGCCGAGCGACGCGGACCTCGACAAGTCCACCTTCGTGGCGCTCCTGGGGCTCGACGGCGCCCGTGCCCGCGGAGCGGAGGTGGTCGATGCCGCGCGCGCCGGGCTCCGGGAGGCCGGGATCCACTCGGCTGCCCTCGACGGGCTCGCCGTCTATATATTGGGGCGAGAACGCTGA
- a CDS encoding NAD(+)/NADH kinase → MSTPRRFARIGLIGKDHEPRLPDLVDRIRSLCDARDITVFAEPALHRPGVEVLPADASGIDLMVTLGGDGTLLRGARLVAGRDVPVLGINLGRLGFLTAAPARDLDGAFAALFDGRTQIDRRVTMDARVSGTTAGRHMALNDVVVHTTGVARVVRLHLSLATGEEIGSFSGDGVILSTPTGSTAYSLSAGGPVVVPGVECTLVTPICPHILSVRPLALPSDAEVTIRAAEPTSELCLTVDGQVAQNLEPDSAVHVRRGSIGIDLMRLEGYTFFSTLREKLGWALPSTHG, encoded by the coding sequence GTGAGCACGCCGCGCCGCTTCGCGCGGATCGGCCTGATCGGCAAGGACCATGAGCCGCGCCTGCCCGATCTGGTCGACCGCATCCGCTCGCTGTGTGACGCGCGCGACATCACCGTCTTCGCCGAGCCCGCACTGCACCGGCCCGGCGTCGAGGTCCTCCCGGCGGACGCGAGCGGCATCGACCTGATGGTGACGCTGGGCGGCGACGGCACCCTGCTCCGCGGGGCACGCCTGGTGGCCGGTCGGGACGTCCCCGTGCTCGGGATCAACCTGGGACGGCTGGGCTTCCTCACGGCCGCCCCCGCGCGGGACCTGGACGGCGCCTTTGCTGCGCTCTTCGACGGGCGTACCCAGATCGATCGGCGCGTGACCATGGACGCGCGCGTCAGCGGCACCACGGCCGGGCGCCACATGGCCCTGAACGACGTCGTGGTCCACACGACCGGTGTGGCGCGCGTCGTGCGACTCCACCTCTCCCTCGCCACGGGGGAGGAGATCGGCAGCTTCTCGGGAGACGGCGTCATCCTGTCGACGCCCACGGGCTCGACCGCCTACTCCCTCTCCGCGGGGGGACCGGTGGTGGTTCCCGGCGTCGAGTGCACGCTGGTCACGCCCATCTGTCCGCATATCCTGTCCGTGCGCCCGCTGGCCCTGCCGTCGGACGCAGAGGTCACGATCCGCGCCGCCGAGCCCACGAGCGAGCTCTGCCTCACCGTGGACGGACAGGTGGCCCAGAACCTGGAGCCGGACAGCGCGGTGCACGTCCGGCGCGGGAGCATCGGCATCGATCTGATGCGCCTCGAAGGCTACACGTTCTTCTCGACGCTGCGGGAGAAGCTGGGCTGGGCGCTGCCGAGCACGCACGGCTGA
- the recN gene encoding DNA repair protein RecN, with translation MLIELRIRDYAVIHDLRAEFGPGLVALTGETGAGKSIIVGALSLLLGERASSDTVRVGAARARIEAVFDVRRLPDVRRRAEELGVDDPDGLLILRREVAREGRSRAWVNGSPSTAGQVGELGRALVDLHGQHEHQALTGRDAQREILDAFAGAGSVVGEVEDAWRARAALRDEREERAVRLREIEGRRDFLEFQLEELAGAAVEEGEDERLRAELDRLEHLDDLLQGSHGLSELLYAGEDSLSDRLRAARDELAKLARMDAELGGHGTLLDEAYHRLVEVGRALASYASGTEADPGRVEQLRARLDLLYRLKRKYGPELSDVRATQAQVERELEELSGSSIELGELDRRLAEAERRLAKAARDLGARRRQAAGRLAEEVSALLPDLGLKGATFEVRLDPLPEPGLHGGERVEFHASLNAGFEPRPLARIASGGELARVMLALKTVLAEVDRVPTLIFDEVDAGIGGAVANAVGDTLLRVAGRHQVFVVTHLPQIASRAGEHLRVTKRSGAKATQASLERLDGDARVEEIARMLGGDAESSVSREHARELLAGKA, from the coding sequence ATGCTCATCGAGCTCCGCATCCGCGATTACGCGGTCATCCACGACCTGCGTGCCGAATTCGGTCCCGGGCTGGTCGCGCTCACCGGCGAGACCGGAGCGGGGAAGTCCATCATCGTGGGGGCGCTCTCCCTGCTGCTGGGTGAGCGTGCCTCCAGCGACACCGTGCGGGTGGGCGCGGCTCGCGCCCGCATCGAAGCCGTGTTCGACGTGCGCCGGCTGCCCGACGTGCGCCGCCGCGCGGAGGAGCTGGGCGTGGACGACCCGGACGGTCTGCTCATCCTCCGCCGCGAGGTCGCGCGCGAGGGTCGCAGCCGGGCCTGGGTCAACGGCTCGCCCAGCACCGCCGGCCAGGTGGGGGAGCTGGGCCGTGCGCTCGTGGACCTGCACGGCCAGCACGAGCATCAGGCCCTGACGGGTCGCGACGCCCAGCGTGAGATCCTCGACGCCTTCGCGGGCGCGGGTAGCGTGGTGGGTGAGGTGGAGGATGCCTGGCGTGCGCGCGCTGCGCTGCGGGACGAGCGCGAGGAGCGGGCGGTCCGCCTGCGCGAGATCGAAGGGCGGCGGGACTTCCTGGAGTTCCAGCTCGAAGAGCTGGCGGGCGCAGCGGTGGAGGAGGGGGAGGACGAGCGCCTGCGCGCCGAGCTGGACCGCCTCGAGCACCTGGACGACCTGCTCCAGGGCAGCCACGGCCTGTCCGAGCTGCTGTACGCGGGCGAGGACTCCCTCTCGGACCGCCTGCGCGCCGCGCGGGACGAGCTGGCCAAGCTGGCGCGGATGGACGCGGAGCTGGGCGGGCACGGGACGTTGCTGGACGAGGCCTACCACCGCCTGGTGGAGGTCGGTCGGGCGCTTGCGAGCTATGCGTCGGGCACCGAAGCCGATCCCGGCCGGGTGGAGCAGCTCCGGGCCCGTCTGGACCTGCTCTACCGGCTCAAGCGCAAGTACGGTCCCGAGCTGTCCGACGTGCGCGCCACGCAGGCCCAGGTCGAGCGCGAGCTGGAGGAGCTGTCCGGCAGCTCCATCGAGTTGGGCGAGCTGGACCGGCGCCTCGCCGAGGCCGAGCGGCGGTTGGCCAAGGCCGCCCGGGATCTGGGCGCGCGCCGCCGACAGGCCGCGGGCCGTCTGGCGGAGGAGGTGAGCGCGTTGCTCCCGGACCTCGGATTGAAGGGGGCCACGTTCGAGGTGCGCCTGGACCCGCTGCCCGAGCCCGGTCTGCACGGCGGCGAGCGGGTGGAGTTCCACGCGTCGCTGAACGCCGGCTTCGAGCCGCGTCCCCTCGCCCGCATCGCCAGCGGCGGGGAGCTCGCGCGCGTGATGCTCGCGCTCAAGACGGTGCTGGCGGAGGTGGACCGCGTGCCCACGCTGATCTTCGACGAAGTGGACGCCGGCATCGGCGGCGCCGTGGCCAACGCCGTGGGGGACACGCTGCTGCGCGTGGCCGGACGCCACCAGGTGTTCGTGGTCACGCACCTGCCGCAGATCGCGTCGCGCGCCGGCGAGCACCTGCGGGTGACCAAGCGCAGCGGCGCCAAGGCCACGCAGGCCTCGCTGGAGCGGTTGGACGGGGACGCCCGCGTGGAGGAGATCGCCCGGATGCTGGGCGGGGACGCGGAGTCGAGCGTGTCGCGCGAGCACGCCCGCGAGCTGCTGGCGGGGAAGGCGTAG